The nucleotide sequence ACCCGGTGCAGACGGGTCTGTATCCCTCGCTGGTGCGCAACCTCATTTACGAGCGCCCGGTTGTGCCGCACGAAGAAATTTCCGAATTTCTCGACCGCGTGTGGACGCGCCTGCCCGCCTCAGAGCTGTACGAGCCGCAGCAGTTCCTCAAGCTCATGGAGCCGGTTTTTCAGCCTGCCACGTATAATCCCAAGCTCTTCCTCGACGAGGAGGGCAGCCTGCTGACGCTGGAAATCGACAACATTTACGAGACGCGCCACGGCGAATTTACACTCAACGGCCCAAACCCCGACTTCCAGACCGGCAGCTACGCCTTTGAGGGTCAGACCTACCTGGTGCGCCGCCATCAGGACGAAGAAGCCCATCTGATGAACGAGTTGAGCGGCATGGACTTTCAGGCCCGCTCAAGCAAACTGTGGTTTCTCGAGCCGGAAGAAGCCATTGCCTTTTTGCTCGATTCGTACCCCAAGCTCATCGAAAACTACCGCGTCTACGGCGAAAAGGCCCTCTCCCGCTACAAGGTGCGCACGGCCTCTTCCAGCATCACGGCGGAGGTCGTCAGCAACGAGAAGGAAAAGTGGTTTTCGCTCGACATCAATGTGGAGTACGAAGGCCAGAGCCTGCCCCTGGAAAAAATATGGAAGGCCTGGACGCGCGGCAAGCGCTACGTGCAGCTGAAAGACGGCTCGTACACCAGCCTGCCCGAGGCATGGCTCGAAAAACTTTCGCACAAGCTTACGGCTCTGGGTCTCGACCCCTCAAAGCCCCCCCAGCAAAAATTCAAGCAGTTCGAGGCCCCGGTGCTCGACAGCCTGCTGGAAGACCTGCCCGGCGCGGCCACAGACTCCTTCTGGAACAACCTGCGCGAAAAAATCCGCTCGTTCCGCGAGGTTCAGCCCATTGCGCCGCCCAAGGGCCTCAACGCCAACCTGCGCAGCTACCAGGTACAGGGCCTCTCGTACCTCAACTTTCTCTCCGAGTACGGGTTTGGCGGCATACTCGCCGACGAAATGGGCCTTGGCAAGACAGTGCAGACGCTGGCCTTTATCCAGCATATGATTGACGTGCACCATGATGGCCCCAACCTCATCGTGGTGCCCACTTCGGTGCTGCCCAACTGGGAGCGCGAAGCGGAAAAGTTTGTGCCCGGCCTCAGGCGGCTGACCATTTACGGCACGCGCCGCGAGGGCATGTTCAAGCACATTTCAAACTCGGACCTTATCATCACCACATACGCGCTGCTGCGGCGCGACCTGGAAGAGATGGAAAAGTACGAGTTCAACACCGTCATCCTTGACGAAGCCCAAAACATCAAAAACCCCAATACCATCACGGCGCGCGCCGTGCGCCGCATCAACGCCCGCATGCGCCTGTGCCTGTCGGGCACGCCCATCGAGAACAACCTCTTTGAGCTGTGGTCGCTGTTCGAGTTTCTCATGCCGGGCTTTCTGGGTTCGCAGCACGCCTTCCAGCGGGGCATCGTCAAACCCATCAAGGACGGCGATGCGGAAACCCTCGACTACTTGCGCACCCGCGTGCGGCCCTTTATCTTGCGGCGTACCAAGGCCGAGGTGGCCAAGGATCTGCCGCCCAAGGTGGAGAGCGTCACCTGCTGCGCGCTCGAAGACGCCCAGGCAGAGCTGTACGCCGCTCTGGCGCGCAAGCTGCGTGCCCAGGTGCTGGCCGATGTGGACCAAAAGGGCCTTGCAAAAAGCCAGATGTCCATTCTCGACGCCCTGCTCAAGCTGCGCCAGATCTGCTGCCACCCGCGCCTGCTCAAGCTCGACATGCCCGGCTTTTCCAACAACCTGCCGTCGGGCAAGTTCGACGCCTTCAAAGACATGATTATGGAAATCGTGGAAGGCGGGCACAAGGTGCTGGTATTCTCGCAGTTTGTGCAGATGCTGCAGATCATCAAGCAGTGGCTGGAATTTTCGCAGGTTCCCTTCTGCTATCTCGACGGTGCGAGCAAAGACCGCTTCGATCAGGTGGACCGCTTCAACAACACCCCGGAAATTCCCATCTTCCTTATTTCGCTCAAGGCGGGCGGCACGGGCCTCAACCTCACCTCGGCGGACTACGTTATCCACTATGACCCGTGGTGGAACCCCGCTGTGGAAAGTCAGGCCACCGACCGTACCCACCGCATCGGCCAGACCCGGCAGGTTTTTTCGTACAAGCTCATCTGCCAGAATACGGTGGAAGAAAAGATACTCAAGCTGCAGGAAGCAAAACGCGGCGTGGCCGAGGCCATTATTCCCGGTCAGGACACCTGGAAGTCGCTCACCCGCGAAGATCTGGAAATGCTCTTCGAAGTGTAGCCTCCAGCACAGCCATACGACACAAAAAAGCAAGGCCTCTGGCGACAGGGGCCTTGCTTGCGTCTGAAAAGCAATGGACTTATGGCGTAAGGACGCCCTAAAGGCGGGAGCGGACAAAGGGCTGCACTGACGCAACTGCGGGGAGCACGCCAGTTCAGGCAAAATTTTCTGACAGGCCTGGAACAAAAATAAACAATCGGGGGCTGGCGCGGCGGGCCCTTTGCAGGCTCCGCCACCGCAAAAATCTTCCAACCAGCGGAAGTTACGAGAGCACGGCCTTGGCCTCGGCCACCCGCGCCTCCTCCTCCCGTCCCAGTTTGCGCAGGGCGCGGGCAAGAGCCTGCCAGGCTTCGGGCCTGTCGTGCAGGCCGACGCTCTTGCGGGCCAGCAGCTCGGCCATGGCGGGGTCTTCGTTGCTGTCCAGATAGATATTGGCCAGCAGCAGCATGGAGGCGGCGTCCTGAGGATTGCGAACCAGGGCCTCATGCAGCAGTTCGCGGGCCTCGCCGCCCTTGCGCTGGCGCACGGCAACACGCGCAAGATGCCTGCGGGCAAGGCTTGGCCCGCTGGGGCGGGCATCCTCAAGCGTTGCGGCTTTTTCGTAAAAACGGCGTGCTTCGGCCCGTCTGCCGCCCTGCTCGCACAGCTGCCCCAAACGGATGTGCGCAAACAGATGCTCGGGCGAAATTTTGACGCACTGCCGGTAATACTGCGCCGCAGCCCGTTTTTCACCCAGCCCCTGACAGACGGTGCCCAGGTTGTAGTAAATCTGCTCGGCCAGCGCGGTATCCGGCCCTCGGCGACGGGCTTCCATAAAGTGCCGCCGGGCCTCGTGCTGCCGCCCAAGGGCCGCCATGCACACGCCAAGCGAATTCCAGGCCATGGCGTTGTCCTCGTCGGCCAACAGCGCAAGCTTGTACTCCTCGACAGCGCCAAACACGTCGCCCAAACTGTAGCGCCGGTCGGCGCTGATGTTAAGCGCCAGCGAGTTGCACACCCCCACCTTGGGTTCGGGCAGCAGCAAGGCGTATTCCAGCGCCTTCAGGGCGCAGTCGGGCATTTCACCCCGGCTGAACTGCAAAAAAGGATACCCGGCCAACCCGGCAGCGGCCAGCGTGCCTTGCCCGGTCAGTGCCCCGCATACCTCCTCATACAGGGGCACAAGGGCCTGCGCCTCCACATCGGGATGAAAAAACACCAGGCTGTTGCTGCCGTAGCGCCCGGCCAGCGGCGAGGCTACGGCGGCGCAGTCGGTCTGCGCCCCCTGCGCTTTTTCCAGCGCCGCACGCCAAACGCTCAGGGCCGTGTCCACAAGGCCCTGCCGGTTTGCGTTTTCCGCAACCATATCCTGCGGCGCGGGCGCGGCCTGCGTCCCTTCTATATCGGCAGTTTCGGCGCTGCCCGGCTCAAGCCGCAGCAGGCACAGGGCAAAACGGCTGCGCCGTTCCGCCTCCTGGGCAAACCGGTTCAAAAAATCGCCGTGGCCGCACAGGCCGCCCGCGCATTCCGGCCGAGGCCCGGCCTGCGCCAACGCGCCGCCCTCGCCCCTGCCGCGCACGGCAGCAGCCGCAGCTCCCGCGATGGGCCCGAGAGCGCCAGTCAGGTCGTGCTCGTCAAGGTCCGGGCTCAGCACAGGGGTCTCGCCAAGCAGGGTAAGCCTGTCGCCCACCTCCGGCTGACAGGTTATATCCACGAGATGCATCACTTCGGCCACAGAATCCGTATCACGGGTGTGCAACAGCACAAGCTCGCCCTTGTAGCGCGGCGAGCTGCCGTCGCCCCTGCCCCAAAGGGCAAAACGCATCCCCTCGCGCGCCTTGGCCTGCCGCCCGATACTGAGGCGCAAGCGCCCCAGCGGCAAGGATTCCAGCACCATGCCGCCCTCCTGCAATATGCGGGCAAAGGGCATGATGCGGCTTTCGACGGCGTCCGCGCCGTCAGCCTCCTGCCCGGCCACATCCGCCGCAAGCCTCGCGCGGTCCATGCACAGCCGGGCCTGATCGTACATGGCCAGATGCAGCTCTGTGCCGCGCATATCTTGCGGATACAGCGCATGACCGGCGCACAGGCGCGGCCTCACGGCCTTTTGCACCACCGGGTACGGCATGCGCACGGCTTCCATGCGCGAGAGCGCGGCCCGCGCCAGCTTGTGGCAGGCCCCACGCCCGCTGGCCGGAAACAGCAGAGCCATCTCCCAGCGACCCACGCGGGCGGCCAGCACGTCAGAGGGCAGGGCCTCGCGACAGGCATCGGCCAGAGATCTGAAATACTTTTCCGCAAAGGCGTGCCCGCCGCGCCGAACCACCGACTGCCCATTGGACAGCCGCAACAGCACAAGCCCCATGCACAGCCAGTGCAGAGGCGCGGGGCCGCTTTCTTCCGCGCCGGGCTCCTCCAGATAAGCCCGCAGGCGCTCGGCGGCGTTTTCCATATGGGCAAAAAGCGCCTGTTCCGTGGCAAGCCCCGTAACCGCATCAGTGCGCATGGCCTTGGCCCGGGCCAGATTTTCCAGCCCCAAAGCCAGAATGGCGGGCAAAAACGGCAACAGGGGCCTTGCCTCGCGTGCCTTGACCCCGTGCAGCATAAACACGCCCAGCTGGCTGTCGTTGCGACGCAGCGGCAGCAGCAGCCGCCGCTCGCGCGTCAGAAGCTGCGGCTCTTCGGGCGCGCGACTGGTGGGAAAGTACAGGGCATGCCCCGAAAAAGACAGAAACGAAGACAGTTGTTCGCACAACAGACCTTCCATTTCCATGAGGTCTTCACGCGCAAGATCGAGTTGCGGACAGTTGTTTTGCATCGTTAAAGTGTAGTGTGGCTGGCGCTGCTTGTCTAGAAAATTTCAAGACACAGGGCGTCCGCGCGCGCTCTCCAAATCCGCAACACGGGCTGCTTCCCCTGGCCGCTTGATTTTGCCCCCCTGTCCGGCTATCGCTCTTGTGGAACAGCAAAAAGGTTGTCGCCGCAGTGCGGCAGACCTGTAACCCTCTTGCCTGAAAAATTCATCCACGATAGCATACCCAAAGTCGAAATCCATGCGAACAATCACAGATTGAGCGCATAATATCGACCAACCAAAGGAATTTTTATGCCCGTTGCGACTTTTCCCCTCGGCCCATTGCAGACCAACAGCTACCTCATCCACAGCGGCAAGCAGGCTGTTGCCGTTGACGTGGGCGGCGATCCGGCCCCCATGCTCGAATATCTGAGCACGCACGGTTTGACGCTGGCTGCCATCTGCATCACCCACCGCCATTTTGACCATGTGTACGGCGTGGCCGAGCTGCGCGAGGCAACAGACGCGCCCGTTTTTATCAGCACAGACGACGACTGTCTTGCGGGGACGGAATCCGCGCAGGGCGGCCTGTGGGGTTTTCCTTCCGTTACGCCCTACCCGGCGCAGCCCATGCCCGCAGGCAAGACCTCGTTTGGCGGTATGGAATGTGAAGTGCTGGCCACACCCGGGCATACGCCGGGGGGTGTCTCTCTGTATTTTGCCGATGAAAACCTTGTTTTTAGCGGCGATGCGCTGTTTTACCGCTCCATTGGCCGCACGGATTTTCCCGGCGGCGATCACGAGGGCCTGCTGCGTTCAGTGACGCAAGTGCTTTTCAAGCTGCCGGACGACACGGTTGTCTATCCCGGTCACGGGCCCTCCACCACCATTGGCGATGAGAAAAAAAGCAATCCTTTTTGTGGTGAATTCACGCTATGAACAACATCCTGGTGCTACAGTGCAGCCCCCATGCGGGCGGAGTTTCTGATGCCGTTGCTGACCTTTTTGCCGCCGGCATGGCAGAAGCGGGCGCCGACCTGCGCACTGCAGCACTTCGAGATTATGCCTTTTCGCCCTGTACGGGCTGCGGCGGCTGCGCCAGGCCGCCGCACAATTGCATTCTGGCCAGGCGACCCCTTCCCGGTCTCGGCGGCGGATGCGCGCCCATGGATCAGGCGGAAGAAGTCTTTCAGATGATCAGCGAGGCGCAGATGATCATGATTTCTTCCCCCATCTATTTTTATTTTTTGCCCGCGCACTTCAAGGCGCTTATCGACAGAACGCAGCGCTTCTGGGCGCAGCAGGGCGGCGAAGACCGCGTTGCCCTGCCGCTCTCGCGCACCAAACCCGTGCTTGTGGCCATGACTGCCGGGCGGCGGCGTGGCAACCTGCTGTTTTCCGGCTCGCTGCTTTCGCTCAAGTATTTTCTGGCGCCGCTTGGGGCGGGCATACGCGAAACCCGCCTGCTGCGCGGGCTTGAATCGCTCAAAGACCTGCACGAGCGCCCCGCAGTGATGGCTGCCTTGCACGCCTGGGGGCACGACTGGGGTCACAGGCTGGCTACGGAGCAGTCCCCCATTTATGAACTGCCGCAGGCTCTGCCCCCCGATATGGGCAAGCCCTGAGCGCGCCGCATGCCGTCTCGCAGTACGCCGCTGCAGCACCGCCGTACCGGTTTTTTTGGCCAGCGGCCCCTGGGGTTGGCCGCCTCGCTGGCGGCATGGCTGGCCCGCTGGCAAAACCTGCTTGGCCTCGCGCAAAACCGCTGCGTGCACTGTCTGCGCCCCTTTTCTGCCCCTGACGCCGCGCTGTACGAGTCCGCAGCTGCTCCTGCATCTGTTTATGCGCCCATGTCCGCTCCCGCTGCCGAAACGCGGCTCTGTCCCGACTGCCTTACCCTGCTCGCCCCATACGTCGGCCCCCACTGCCCCCGTTGCGGCCTGCCGCCTGCCAACCCGCATGAGGGCAATGTGGTCTGCGGCGCCTGTTTGCAAAATCCTCCGCCGTGGAGCGGCATCGCTTTTCACGGGCTATACAGGGGCGCCCTGCGCCATACCCTGCTGCGACTCAAATTTGACGGGCATTTGTACCTTGCACCGCTGTTGGGCGGGTTTCTTCTTGATGCCGTCGGCTGCCTGCCGCGCCCTGATGTGATAATCGCCGTGCCGCAGCACCCTGAACATCTGCGCCGCAGGGGGTATAATCAGGCGCACGAGCTGGCCAAGGCGCTGCACGGTCTTTCGGGTGTGCCGCTGGGCACGCGGATGCTTGCCCGGCCCGTGCCCGGCAAAGAACAGGAACAGCTCAACGCCATGGCACGGCGGAGCAACGTGCAGCACAGTTTTGCCGCCGAGCCCGCCGTCAACGGGCTGCGCGTGTGGCTGGTGGACGACGTCTTGACCACGGGCAGCACCATGGCCGCTGCGGCGCGGGCCCTGCTTGCAGGCGGCGCTGCGCGGGTGGATGCTGTTTTTGCAGCACGAACGCCTCTCAACAGCGCCCCGCAACCGACGGATGTGCAATCCACTCCGCCATGTCGCACAAGCACCACATGACAAGCTCATGCTCTTGAGCTATACACAGGGCACATACACCAGCGCCTGCACCCTTTTTGCGTGCAAACCGTGTTTACCCGCCGCATACGCGGGCATGCGGGCGCAGCCAGGAGTTTCCATGCCCAGCGCACACTGTTCCTGTCATCGGGGTTTTTTAAAGCACAGAACTGCCGCCGTTGCGGCACTATGGGCTTTTTTTGCCTGCCTGGTCTTTACCGCCAGCGCGCAGGCGCAGGTAACCCTGCTTGTCCCCAGCCAGCCGAGCGTTGAAGCTCCCTCACCCCGTCCAAAGCAGGATGTCCCTGCCAAGCGTGAAGACAAAAAGGACGAAAAACGCCCGCAGGAGGCCAAGGCCGCCACGGGCAAGGCTGACCAGCCCGCCGACTCCAGCGCAAAGCAGCCGGAGCAGCCTGCTGCGGCGGACAGCAAGCCCGCGCCCAACAGCGACGCAAGCCCGGCTGAAGCCCCTGCCAAGCCGGAACAGACCCAAGCCGCAGCACCTGCTGCAGCCTCCGCACCCGCTGAAGCCCAGATCAATGAAGAACTGGACGTGCTCATAACCATGATGCGCCCCTTTCAGTATGAAGGGCTGGTCATGGATATGCCGCAGATGTTTGCAGTACTGCGATACGACAGCGCCACGCCCATCAAGGACGGTGTTGCGCAGCCCGAACGGCGCGACCTGCTGGGGGACCTGGAAGAAATACGCTACCTCAACCAGAAGGCCTGGGGAGCCAATGTGGCTCTGACCAAACCCGGACTTTACCAGTTTATCATCGAAGGACGCCCCTGGTGGGATGCTGCGCACGGACGTTTTTTGCAGCACTATGTCAAAACCACGCTTCCGGTTTACGGCGTTGAACGCGGCTGGAGCCTGCCTGTGGGCCAGCGCTTTGAAATTGTTCCGCTTGCACGCCCGTTTGGGCTCACTGCACCCGCCATGTTTTCGGGCGTGGTGCTTATGGACGGCAAGCCGCTGCCCGCCGCCTCTGTGCGCATGGCGCGCATAAATACCGAAAAACGCTCCGTGCCGACCTCATGGCATGAGGATATCGCGGCCCGCACCAACAACAAGGGCGAATTTGCCTTTGTGCTCAACCAGCCCGGCTGGTGGTGCTGCATGGCCAGCATACCCGGCGACCCGCTTAAAGGCCCCGACGGCCAGCCCAAGCCCCTGCAGCTTGGGGCGCTGTTCTGGCTGTACGTGGACAGCCCCGCGAGCGAAACCCGCAAGCGTTAGGTCGCCCCTGCCTTCGCAAATTTCCCCGGTTGCACCGCTGCAGCCGGGGTTTTTGTTTTTTTGCGCCTATGCAGCGAGCCGTTATTTGAGTTTGCTGCCCTGCGGGCACGCTATATCGCCCTCCGGCGAAGTTGGGGACGCCTGCTGGGCGAGCTGTTTTCGCCTGCGCGGCGGTCGTTATTTGAGTTTTCTGCCCTGCGGGCACGCTATTTCGCCCTCCGGCGAAGTTTGGGACGCCTGCGCGGCGGGCTGTTTTCGCCTGCGCGGCGGTCGTTATTTGAGTTTTCTGCCCTGCGGGCACGCTATATCGCCCTCCGGCGAAGTTGGGGACGCCTGCTGGGCGAGCTGTTTTCGCCTGCGCGGCGGTCGTTATTTGAGTTTTCTGCCCTGCGGGCACAGGGTTTCGCCCTCCGGCGAAGTTTGGGACGCCTGCGCGGCGCACGGCAAGGCGGGGCCGGTTATGGGGCTGCGCCCCCTGCGCGGCCCCCCTTGCATCCCCCCCGAACCACCCCCCTTGAGGTTTTCAATTACCATAGCTTGACGAGGGCACGCGTCCTGTGCTGCGGGAGCTTCCTTCCCTCGCTTTGCTCGCTCAGGCGATCTCCCTCCGCGACGCGTAAATGCCAGAGTACGCTTTCACTTCGAATCAGATTCCGCTTCAGCCGAATACCGTTGATCGGTTTGATTACTGCAAGTGAACTTTGTACCCGCTCCTGCAGAAACTATTTCAACTACATGATAAATTTCACTAAAAATACAAAATCAGTGTAACTAAGCGTCACGGTTACGGCAATTCAGCGCTCCGTTCAGCCACGATCAAAGGGCTTACCCTCCCCCCGCCGCCGCTGACTTCTTACATGCTTTTGCCTTTCTTGCTTTCTTGCCTTTTCTACCTCACCCACCATGCCGTCCAACGTACCGATCGTTCACTTGTCTTTTCCGTCTCGCCCGCCATCAAAAGCAGGTCGTGGCGTCGCCTTCCTTAAACTCGCTGAAGCGAAGCGGAGGCGATGGCTGGTGTTGGGCTATTTGCAAAATACGTATTTTCCCGGCCTGACAAGGAAACGTCGCGTTTTTGAGCGCAGCGTACTCGTGTACGTGAGCATCAAAAACGCGACGTTGACGCCGTCAGGACGAAAAAGACGGGTTTGCGTAAATCAGCCCGACGGGCTCACCCACCCCCGCCGCCGCCAAGCTCTTACATGCTTTTGCCTCTTGCTCTCTTGCCTTTTCTACTTCGCCCACTCCGTCAGCCCCGGCTGCATTATGCCTTTGCGACATCCTTGGTCGCAGCAGCCAGAATCAGGCGGATAGCGTATGCGTCAAAAATTCTTTCACCATCAAAAGCAGGTCGTCGAGCCGCCTTCCTTAAACTCGCTGAAGCGAAGCGGAAGCGATGGCTGGTGTTGGGCTATTTGCAAAATACGTATTTTCCCGGCCTGACAAGGAAACGTCGCGTTTTTGAGCGCAGCGTACTCGTGTACGTGAGCATCAAAAACGCGACGTTGACGCCGTCAGGGCGAAAAAGACGGGTTTGCGTAAATCAGCCCGACGGGCTCACCCACCCCGCCGCCGCTAACCTCTTACATGCTTTTGCCTCTTGCTCTCTTGACTTTTCTACTTCGCCCACTCCGTCAGCCCCGGCTGCATTTTGCCTTTGCGACATCCTTCATCGCGGCAGCCAGAATCAGGCGGATAGCCACCGCGTCAGACCATCCTTTCACCATCAAAAGCAGGTCGTCGAGCCGCCTTCCTTAAACTCGCTGAAGCGAAGCGGAAGCGATGGCTGGTGTTGGGCTATTTGCAAAATACGTATTTTCCCGGCCTGACAAGGAAACGTCGCGTTTTTGAGCGCAGCGTACTCGTGTACGTGAGCATCAAAAATGCGACGTTGACGCCGTCAGGGCGAAAAAGACGGGTTTGCGTAAATCAGCCCGACGGGCTCACCCACCCCCGCCGCCGCTAACCTCTTACATTCTTTTGCCTTTCTTGCTTTCTTGCCTTTTCTACCTCACCCATCCCAGCCAGCCCCGGCTGCATTTTGCCTTTGCTG is from Desulfovibrio desulfuricans and encodes:
- a CDS encoding ComF family protein; translation: MPSRSTPLQHRRTGFFGQRPLGLAASLAAWLARWQNLLGLAQNRCVHCLRPFSAPDAALYESAAAPASVYAPMSAPAAETRLCPDCLTLLAPYVGPHCPRCGLPPANPHEGNVVCGACLQNPPPWSGIAFHGLYRGALRHTLLRLKFDGHLYLAPLLGGFLLDAVGCLPRPDVIIAVPQHPEHLRRRGYNQAHELAKALHGLSGVPLGTRMLARPVPGKEQEQLNAMARRSNVQHSFAAEPAVNGLRVWLVDDVLTTGSTMAAAARALLAGGAARVDAVFAARTPLNSAPQPTDVQSTPPCRTSTT
- a CDS encoding tetratricopeptide repeat protein codes for the protein MEMEGLLCEQLSSFLSFSGHALYFPTSRAPEEPQLLTRERRLLLPLRRNDSQLGVFMLHGVKAREARPLLPFLPAILALGLENLARAKAMRTDAVTGLATEQALFAHMENAAERLRAYLEEPGAEESGPAPLHWLCMGLVLLRLSNGQSVVRRGGHAFAEKYFRSLADACREALPSDVLAARVGRWEMALLFPASGRGACHKLARAALSRMEAVRMPYPVVQKAVRPRLCAGHALYPQDMRGTELHLAMYDQARLCMDRARLAADVAGQEADGADAVESRIMPFARILQEGGMVLESLPLGRLRLSIGRQAKAREGMRFALWGRGDGSSPRYKGELVLLHTRDTDSVAEVMHLVDITCQPEVGDRLTLLGETPVLSPDLDEHDLTGALGPIAGAAAAAVRGRGEGGALAQAGPRPECAGGLCGHGDFLNRFAQEAERRSRFALCLLRLEPGSAETADIEGTQAAPAPQDMVAENANRQGLVDTALSVWRAALEKAQGAQTDCAAVASPLAGRYGSNSLVFFHPDVEAQALVPLYEEVCGALTGQGTLAAAGLAGYPFLQFSRGEMPDCALKALEYALLLPEPKVGVCNSLALNISADRRYSLGDVFGAVEEYKLALLADEDNAMAWNSLGVCMAALGRQHEARRHFMEARRRGPDTALAEQIYYNLGTVCQGLGEKRAAAQYYRQCVKISPEHLFAHIRLGQLCEQGGRRAEARRFYEKAATLEDARPSGPSLARRHLARVAVRQRKGGEARELLHEALVRNPQDAASMLLLANIYLDSNEDPAMAELLARKSVGLHDRPEAWQALARALRKLGREEEARVAEAKAVLS
- a CDS encoding MBL fold metallo-hydrolase gives rise to the protein MPVATFPLGPLQTNSYLIHSGKQAVAVDVGGDPAPMLEYLSTHGLTLAAICITHRHFDHVYGVAELREATDAPVFISTDDDCLAGTESAQGGLWGFPSVTPYPAQPMPAGKTSFGGMECEVLATPGHTPGGVSLYFADENLVFSGDALFYRSIGRTDFPGGDHEGLLRSVTQVLFKLPDDTVVYPGHGPSTTIGDEKKSNPFCGEFTL
- a CDS encoding flavodoxin family protein, translated to MNNILVLQCSPHAGGVSDAVADLFAAGMAEAGADLRTAALRDYAFSPCTGCGGCARPPHNCILARRPLPGLGGGCAPMDQAEEVFQMISEAQMIMISSPIYFYFLPAHFKALIDRTQRFWAQQGGEDRVALPLSRTKPVLVAMTAGRRRGNLLFSGSLLSLKYFLAPLGAGIRETRLLRGLESLKDLHERPAVMAALHAWGHDWGHRLATEQSPIYELPQALPPDMGKP
- a CDS encoding DEAD/DEAH box helicase; this encodes MSRSEQSVVREMCQAFLHDSVPEYIRDAAYYILSEGEVQKINIQEGETWDVQGVIQGDDLQVFTPSLSLTITDRSTHHQCNCSDAFTGICRHVAALALRLVEELRKEQGDPEETPPPSTDWKQSFRNFFSTDMEPEPGRHYLIFRFEPEQGRLLVSFFRGRQNKSGLSSVHNEVTLDQIIQNPEWCEFSPQLPHVARQIGQHLDYYGHRVEIPQGLTSWFFWSVRKEYYLLWKDTDKPCRIESTPFALKLKPILDDAGFRFEVLLKREGRPPLPIRAGRTNPGDRNQPESTSPEDAPITFHGQMPLWVCYQHNFYPVQTGLYPSLVRNLIYERPVVPHEEISEFLDRVWTRLPASELYEPQQFLKLMEPVFQPATYNPKLFLDEEGSLLTLEIDNIYETRHGEFTLNGPNPDFQTGSYAFEGQTYLVRRHQDEEAHLMNELSGMDFQARSSKLWFLEPEEAIAFLLDSYPKLIENYRVYGEKALSRYKVRTASSSITAEVVSNEKEKWFSLDINVEYEGQSLPLEKIWKAWTRGKRYVQLKDGSYTSLPEAWLEKLSHKLTALGLDPSKPPQQKFKQFEAPVLDSLLEDLPGAATDSFWNNLREKIRSFREVQPIAPPKGLNANLRSYQVQGLSYLNFLSEYGFGGILADEMGLGKTVQTLAFIQHMIDVHHDGPNLIVVPTSVLPNWEREAEKFVPGLRRLTIYGTRREGMFKHISNSDLIITTYALLRRDLEEMEKYEFNTVILDEAQNIKNPNTITARAVRRINARMRLCLSGTPIENNLFELWSLFEFLMPGFLGSQHAFQRGIVKPIKDGDAETLDYLRTRVRPFILRRTKAEVAKDLPPKVESVTCCALEDAQAELYAALARKLRAQVLADVDQKGLAKSQMSILDALLKLRQICCHPRLLKLDMPGFSNNLPSGKFDAFKDMIMEIVEGGHKVLVFSQFVQMLQIIKQWLEFSQVPFCYLDGASKDRFDQVDRFNNTPEIPIFLISLKAGGTGLNLTSADYVIHYDPWWNPAVESQATDRTHRIGQTRQVFSYKLICQNTVEEKILKLQEAKRGVAEAIIPGQDTWKSLTREDLEMLFEV
- a CDS encoding DUF4198 domain-containing protein; protein product: MPSAHCSCHRGFLKHRTAAVAALWAFFACLVFTASAQAQVTLLVPSQPSVEAPSPRPKQDVPAKREDKKDEKRPQEAKAATGKADQPADSSAKQPEQPAAADSKPAPNSDASPAEAPAKPEQTQAAAPAAASAPAEAQINEELDVLITMMRPFQYEGLVMDMPQMFAVLRYDSATPIKDGVAQPERRDLLGDLEEIRYLNQKAWGANVALTKPGLYQFIIEGRPWWDAAHGRFLQHYVKTTLPVYGVERGWSLPVGQRFEIVPLARPFGLTAPAMFSGVVLMDGKPLPAASVRMARINTEKRSVPTSWHEDIAARTNNKGEFAFVLNQPGWWCCMASIPGDPLKGPDGQPKPLQLGALFWLYVDSPASETRKR